Sequence from the Leptotrichia sp. OH3620_COT-345 genome:
AGATAGTTATGATAAAACAAATTCTTTTAAGTTTAAAAAATGAAGATATTATAGGGATATATAGATTTAGAAATAATGATTTCGTAGTGGGAAATATTTTAAAAATTTTAGATAATTATTTATTTTTAAATTCTTATGATACAAATGGAGAGAATAATGGAATAAAGATATTGTTATTAAATTCAATTGAAAGAGTTGTCTTATATTCAAGTTATATAGAAAAATTAAAAAAAAATAAACAAACAAAAAAATCAATAATAGATAAAAAAAAATTTGTTAAAGATTTTTATAAAGTTATTATAGAAGAGAAAATGTTGATTTCATTAGAATTAGAAGATGGTAGTACTGAAATGGGATATATTGTAAAAAAAGAAAAAGAATTTTTATATTTTAATTTTATAGATGATTTGAGAAAAGTAACTTCTATTGAAATAATTAAAGAAGATTATATAAAAAGATTAAAAATATTAGAAGATATTGAAGTTTGGTCAAAAGAAGAAAAGATAATAAAAATAAAAATGTATACAGATGAAATATATTTTGGAAATATAATAACAAAAAATAAAAATTATTTAATATTAAGAGAAAGAATGGAGTTTAATAATGATGATATAATTTCAGTTATAAAAGTAGAAAAAATAGAGGAAATAACAGAAATTTTAGAAGTTAATGAAATACAAAAAGTAGAACTAAAAGAG
This genomic interval carries:
- a CDS encoding phage head-tail adapter protein, which produces MIKQILLSLKNEDIIGIYRFRNNDFVVGNILKILDNYLFLNSYDTNGENNGIKILLLNSIERVVLYSSYIEKLKKNKQTKKSIIDKKKFVKDFYKVIIEEKMLISLELEDGSTEMGYIVKKEKEFLYFNFIDDLRKVTSIEIIKEDYIKRLKILEDIEVWSKEEKIIKIKMYTDEIYFGNIITKNKNYLILRERMEFNNDDIISVIKVEKIEEITEILEVNEIQKVELKELYKNVDFYNILNFSLKNQLLLFIDNEKYLETKVGIITELGKDKLKLKEFSQYRKFSEISTISYSEIQLLYVHNYKVI